The Papaver somniferum cultivar HN1 chromosome 3, ASM357369v1, whole genome shotgun sequence genome includes a region encoding these proteins:
- the LOC113361906 gene encoding VAMP-like protein YKT61 yields MKITALLVFKCNNSNTESSTEMDPIILANASDVSQFGYFQKNGVKEFIVFFGRTVAKRTSPTQRQSIQHEEYKVHSYNQNGLCAVGFMDDHYPVRSAFSVLNKVLDEYQKIFGDTWSNSQADATEPWQFLNDSLTKFQDPAEADKLLKIERGLDETKIILHKTIDSVLERGEKLDSLVEKSSDLSAASQLFYKQAKKTNQCCTVL; encoded by the exons ATGAAGATCACGGCGCTTCTGGTTTTCAAGTGTAATAATAGTAATACAGAGTCATCAACAGAGATGGATCCGATAATACTAGCTAATGCATCAGATGTAAGCCAGTTTGGTTATTTCCAGAAAAATGGTGTTAAAGAATTCATCGTCTTCTTTGGACGCACTGTTGCGAAACGTACTTCACCTACTCAACGCCAATCCATCCAGCACGAAG AATACAAGGTGCATTCTTACAATCAAAATGGTTTGTGTGCTGTTGGTTTTATGGACGATCACTACCCTGTCCGAAGCGCTTTCTCTGTTCTCAACAAG GTACTAGATGAATATCAAAAAATATTTGGGGATACTTGGAGCAATTCGCAGGCAGATGCAACTGAACCGTGGCAGTTTTTAAATGATTCGTTAACCAAATTTCAG GATCCTGCTGAGGCTGATAAGTTGCTAAAAATTGAGAGGGGATTAGACGAAACGAAAATCATCCTT CACAAGACCATTGATAGTGTGCTTGAAAGGGGAGAGAAGCTGGACAGCTTAGTTGAGAAGAGTTCAGATCTTAGTGCAGCATCTCAG CTATTCTACAAGCAGGCAAAGAAAACCAACCAATGTTGTACAGTATTATAG
- the LOC113358064 gene encoding ferredoxin C 2, chloroplastic-like: protein MAMDLRIPCSNFNYYHKWSSPSSSSCKDFIQNSTHLAIPSNRYKTKRNSTTRIRAVATTREDLDEFDLGRSSSGTNTSQLHKVTVHDRERGVVHEFFVPEDQYILHTAEAQNISLPFACRHGCCTSCAVRIKSGELRQPEALGISAELKDQGYALLCVGFPSSDIEVETQDEDEVYWLQFGRYFARGPVERDDYALELALGDE, encoded by the exons ATGGCGATGGATCTTCGAATCCCTTGTAGTAATTTCAACTATTATCACAAGTGGTcatcaccatcatcttcatcatgcaaagatttcattcaaaACAGTACTCATTTAGCAATTCCATCAAACAGATACAAGACTAAAAGGAACAGTACCACCAGAATCAGAGCAGTGGCAACAACAAGAGAAGATCTCGACGAATTTGACCTAGGTCGTAGTAGTAGTGGAACTAATACTTCTCAGCTTCACAAAGTCACAGTTCATGATAGGGAGCGAGGTGTTGTTCACGAGTTCTTCGTTCCCGAG GATCAGTATATATTGCATACTGCTGAGGCTCAGAATATTTCTTTGCCATTTGCTTGTAGACATG GTTGCTGCACGAGTTGTGCGGTTCGGATTAAATCGGGAGAATTAAGACAGCCTGAGGCCCTTGGCATTTCGGCTGAACTCAAAGATCAG GGTTATGCTTTGCTCTGCGTGGGATTTCCGTCCTCTGACATAGAAGTTGAAACCCAGGACGAAGACGAG GTGTATTGGCTCCAATTTGGAAGATATTTTGCCAGAGGACCAGTT GAAAGAGATGACTACGCGTTGGAGCTGGCTTTAGGGGATGAATGA